The Monomorium pharaonis isolate MP-MQ-018 chromosome 5, ASM1337386v2, whole genome shotgun sequence genome includes a window with the following:
- the LOC118645755 gene encoding homeobox protein prospero-like has protein sequence MAHSLSQSEEAASMQQMLQQLLQQQQQQQQHQEEVQQKLDFLYGELQRQKEQQQQLELVQPEQPEQPPEQPEQPQQPKRKKKEDGAVARGPVGVPRGEFHLAEVAAEVAAEVAAEVAAEVTAGVAAEVAAEVTAGVAAEVAAKAAAGVVAEGHRYGAKQKALALTLYKTMGKRAYSRLREVFQHIPSRQTLQLALQKIPLTAGLKLMKPFYPATFGEYVS, from the exons ATGGCGCACAGTTTGTCCC AATCTGAGGAAGCTGCATCTATGCAGCAAATGCTGCAACAGTTAttgcagcaacaacaacagcagcagcagcaccaAGAGGAAGTCCAACAGAAGTTGGACTTCCTTTATGGAGAGCTGCAAAGGCAGAaggagcagcagcagcagctaGAGCTGGTGCAACCAGAGCAGCCAGAGCAGCCACCAGAGCAGCCAGAGCAGCCACAGCAGCCAAAACGtaaa aaaaaagaagatgGGGCGGTCGCTCGAGGGCCCGTTGGCGTGCCCAGAGGGGAATTCCACCTCGCCGAGGTGGCGGCCGAGGTGGCGGCCGAGGTGGCGGCCGAGGTGGCGGCCGAGGTGACGGCTGGCGTGGCAGCCGAGGTGGCGGCCGAGGTGACGGCTGGCGTGGCAGCCGAGGTGGCGGCCAAGGCGGCAGCCGGGGTGGTGGCCGAG GGACATCGATATGGAGCAAAACAAAAAGCTTTAGCTTTAacgttatataaaacaatgggAAAGCGTGCTTATTCGCGTTTACGGGAGGTTTTTCAGCATATACCATCGAGACAAACTTTGCAATTGGCGCTTCAAAAGATACCTCTGACCGCTGGATTGAAGTTGATGAAACCTTTTTATCCTGCAACATTTGGAGAATATGTCTCTTAA
- the LOC118645841 gene encoding uncharacterized protein LOC118645841 isoform X2: MFKIRGVWLLHMANGGNQSNKSNRSVFRVPKDVEQLKQWVAAIPGIVKLKHVICDKHFEGQYIIREWIKRDESSRIIAQAPYKYPQLSKLAVPIKLLNDKAVDLLTESSLHVVSPVFNSVYHDGTTSVRSPVSIEVSNHQTENDSADASNKSLNTSRQVDISSTSITDTPHVQDVSCI, from the exons atgtttaaaattcgCGGTGTTTGGCTGTTACATATGGCGAATGGAGGCAACcaatcaaataaatccaaTCGTTCTGTGTTTCGCGTGCCAAAGGATGTCGAACAATTAAAACAATGGGTAGCAGCTATTCCCGGGATCGTCAAATTGAAGCACGTTATATGTGACAAGCATTTTGAAGGCCAGTATATTATTCGTGAATGGATTAAACGAGACGAGAGTAGTCGCATTATTGCACAG GCCCCATATAAGTATCCACAGCTTAGTAAGCTTGCTGTACCAATCAAACTGTTAAACGATAAAGCCGTTGATTTGTTGACTGAATCGTCTTTACACGTGGTGAGCCCTGTTTTCAACTCTGTATATCATGATGGGACTACGTCCGTTAGATCTCCTGTTTCGATAGAAGTCAGTAATCATCAAACAGAAAACGATTCAGCTGATGCCTCAAATAAAAGTCTAAATACATCAAGGCAAGTTGACATCTCCAGCACATCTATTACGGATACTCCTCACGTACAAG ACGTCTCATGCATTTAA
- the LOC114254765 gene encoding uncharacterized protein LOC114254765 produces MWDEMALSSYVDYDAENDYIIGFEDWGTVSIRTYKFADHALVFMIKRLFGNWKLPLSYHFCASQTKHPRLTSCIKEVLQALILCGLIVDVTVCDQGSSNLLAVKTLKQLTRKDMIRSNRKYDENIIEIGGQRFVHIYDPSHLCKGFRNNLLTKDLVTTDASGQEIQRAQCVNGPAGSISIPRLEGNSTADALEFMNDLFDSVNGQNLGRGTDDPPLRRLITDISSHHAFWDETLQKL; encoded by the exons ATGTGGGATGAAATGGCATTATCTTCTTACGTCGACTACGATGCCGAAAATGATTACATAATTGGATTTGAAGATTGGGGAACTGTTTCCATTCGTACTTATAAATTTGCAGATCATGCACTGGTTTTCATGATTAAACGTCTGTTTGGCAACTGGAAACTGCCTCTATCCTATCATTTCTGTGCAAGTCAAACAAAACATCCACGTCTCACTTCGTGCATTAAAGAAGTTCTTCAAGCCCTGATACTGTGCGGATTAATAGTTGATGTAACTGTATGTGATCAGGGAAGTTCTAATTTATTGGctgtaaaaactttgaaacaGTTAACCCGAAAAGATATGATTCGAAGCAACAGGAAATATG ATGAGAATATCATAGAGATAGGAGGCCAAAGATTTGTCCATATTTATGATCCTTCGCACCTCTGTAAGGGCTTTAGAAACAATCTCCTAACGAAGGATTTAGTCACCACTGATGCGAGTGGACAAGAGATACAACGAGCACa ATGTGTCAATGGACCGGCAGGTTCCATTTCAATTCCCAGATTAGAAGGAAATAGTACAGCTGATGCGCTGGAATTTATGAATGATTTATTTGATTCTGTGAATGGTCAAAATCTTGGACGAGGAACGGACGATCCTCCTTTACGGAGGTTAATAACTGATATAAGTTCACATCATGCTTTCTGGGACGAAACGCTACAGAAACTTTGA
- the LOC118645754 gene encoding vegetative cell wall protein gp1-like, giving the protein MSPSDQRVIDSSSRMPKARSSLRDRLARAIAGPPRIPTSSRPFEASARTPARSQRRENGPLSTAAPAPTPAPTPPSGPRRPAVARQRTTRSRQERLYAEAPPAADNGRSVLLATFGSTLSDLDDDDDNEEPNTAPEERTTSAPMPDIASLRIEGPAAATPPVPIPESPPSPSVTEMPRQAVVPPPPPARPPSAAAKAATAELTQPPLPTPPPTPPASPGYFTRPHPTPTPTPPPAGYFTQPAPPPSSSAPPSSPPAPGPSAIPGEVLRTIPWECIPPGRRYRHQALGHRIVVKHQLDGSWYIH; this is encoded by the coding sequence ATGAGCCCCTCAGATCAGAGAGTGATCGATAGCAGCAGCAGGATGCCGAAAGCAAGGAGCTCTCTTCGCGACCGTCTCGCCCGCGCCATCGCCGGACCCCCACGGATCCCGACGAGCAGCCGGCCCTTCGAGGCCTCCGCCCGGACACCAGCGCGCAGCCAACGGCGCGAGAACGGGCCGCTCAGCACCGCCGCACCAGCTCCGACCCCGGCTCCGACACCGCCGTCCGGACCACGCCGACCAGCAGTGGCGCGCCAGCGGACGACACGCTCTCGCCAGGAACGGCTGTACGCCGAGGCACCGCCAGCAGCCGACAATGGGCGAAGCGTGTTGCTCGCCACGTTCGGGTCCACACTATCGGACctggacgacgacgacgacaacgaggAGCCAAACACCGCACCGGAGGAGCGCACGACATCCGCGCCGATGCCCGACATCGCGTCGCTCCGTATCGAGGGTCCCGCCGCTGCGACTCCGCCAGTACCGATACCCGAGTCTCCGCCGTCACCCTCCGTTACCGAGATGCCCCGACAGGCCGTCgtaccgccaccgccaccggcCCGGCCACCATCCGCCGCTGCCAAAGCCGCCACAGCTGAGCTGACTCAGCCGCCGCTGCCAACGCCGCCGCCGACACCGCCCGCATCGCCCGGGTATTTCACCCGGCCGCACCCGACGCCGACACCGACACCACCTCCGGCCGGGTACTTCACCCAGCCAGCACCGCCACCATCATCATCCGCGCCACCATCGTCGCCGCCAGCCCCCGGACCATCCGCTATACCCGGCGAAGTTCTGCGGACCATCCCGTGGGAGTGCATACCACCAGGCCGCCGCTACCGTCACCAGGCCCTCGGGCACCGCATCGTGGTGAAACACCAGCTCGACGGGTCCTGGTATATTCACTAA
- the LOC118645841 gene encoding uncharacterized protein LOC118645841 isoform X1 — protein sequence MFKIRGVWLLHMANGGNQSNKSNRSVFRVPKDVEQLKQWVAAIPGIVKLKHVICDKHFEGQYIIREWIKRDESSRIIAQAPYKYPQLSKLAVPIKLLNDKAVDLLTESSLHVVSPVFNSVYHDGTTSVRSPVSIEVSNHQTENDSADASNKSLNTSRQVDISSTSITDTPHVQGMYCMAKARNIMR from the exons atgtttaaaattcgCGGTGTTTGGCTGTTACATATGGCGAATGGAGGCAACcaatcaaataaatccaaTCGTTCTGTGTTTCGCGTGCCAAAGGATGTCGAACAATTAAAACAATGGGTAGCAGCTATTCCCGGGATCGTCAAATTGAAGCACGTTATATGTGACAAGCATTTTGAAGGCCAGTATATTATTCGTGAATGGATTAAACGAGACGAGAGTAGTCGCATTATTGCACAG GCCCCATATAAGTATCCACAGCTTAGTAAGCTTGCTGTACCAATCAAACTGTTAAACGATAAAGCCGTTGATTTGTTGACTGAATCGTCTTTACACGTGGTGAGCCCTGTTTTCAACTCTGTATATCATGATGGGACTACGTCCGTTAGATCTCCTGTTTCGATAGAAGTCAGTAATCATCAAACAGAAAACGATTCAGCTGATGCCTCAAATAAAAGTCTAAATACATCAAGGCAAGTTGACATCTCCAGCACATCTATTACGGATACTCCTCACGTACAAGGTATGTATTGCATGGCTAAAGCAAGAAATATAATGAGATAG